A part of Actinomycetota bacterium genomic DNA contains:
- a CDS encoding PspC domain-containing protein has translation MSDQGNPNASPEGKTAAIIMGAVLVLGGLWFLGGAAWEQFGAIFGPLRMLASGIRQWGTGIALVVAGVLFIVYNGRVSASMPTKERRLHRSRTKKMVAGVLGGLSDYFGMDPTLVRLAYVTLAFIFGVWSFVVVYVIAAVVVPEEPKGRAEESPAPPAPPAPPAPPAP, from the coding sequence GTGAGCGATCAGGGGAATCCGAACGCATCGCCGGAGGGCAAGACCGCTGCGATCATCATGGGGGCGGTGCTCGTCCTGGGAGGACTGTGGTTCCTCGGAGGCGCAGCATGGGAGCAGTTCGGGGCGATCTTCGGGCCGCTCAGAATGTTAGCCAGCGGGATTCGCCAGTGGGGCACCGGCATCGCCCTGGTCGTGGCTGGCGTGCTCTTCATCGTGTACAACGGCCGGGTGAGCGCCTCGATGCCTACCAAGGAGCGCCGTCTGCACCGATCGCGCACGAAGAAGATGGTTGCCGGGGTACTCGGCGGTCTGTCCGACTACTTCGGGATGGATCCGACGCTCGTTCGGCTTGCCTACGTCACGCTGGCATTCATCTTCGGCGTGTGGTCGTTCGTGGTGGTGTACGTGATCGCGGCGGTCGTCGTGCCGGAGGAGCCCAAAGGACGGGCCGAGGAGTCGCCCGCCCCACCCGCGCCTCCGGCCCCACCCGCGCCTCCGGCGCCATAA
- a CDS encoding Maf family protein has translation MRMNPDGPAALLLASASPRRRRLLAWLGLPFDVAAFETPERLDSPLASNPPALAEHLAKEKVFAARDALPGDPRLVLCFDTIVVLDGAVLGKPDDLEDAWRMLQALSGRTHQVVTGVALDCPGEDAAAFSVVTDVRMKELRDESIERWMARGEFMGCAGAYNIEGQVAEVDATGCYQNVAGLPLCHLYAALKAMRPPCSAGSPTSPIATCDAALGRTCALGPQAAVGT, from the coding sequence ATGCGCATGAACCCGGACGGACCAGCCGCGCTCCTTCTCGCCTCCGCGTCCCCGCGGCGACGTCGGCTGCTCGCGTGGTTGGGGCTGCCCTTCGACGTCGCGGCATTCGAAACGCCGGAGCGGCTGGACTCCCCCCTCGCGTCCAATCCCCCCGCACTCGCCGAGCACCTGGCCAAGGAGAAAGTGTTCGCCGCACGAGACGCGCTCCCGGGCGACCCCCGGCTCGTCTTGTGCTTCGACACGATCGTCGTGCTGGACGGGGCGGTCCTTGGCAAGCCGGACGACCTGGAGGACGCTTGGCGTATGCTGCAGGCCCTCTCGGGACGCACGCATCAGGTCGTGACCGGAGTAGCACTGGACTGCCCTGGAGAGGACGCCGCCGCCTTCTCCGTCGTGACCGACGTCCGCATGAAGGAGCTTCGGGACGAGAGTATCGAGCGCTGGATGGCGCGCGGCGAGTTCATGGGTTGCGCGGGGGCCTACAACATCGAGGGACAGGTCGCCGAGGTCGACGCGACCGGATGCTACCAGAACGTGGCCGGCCTGCCGCTGTGCCACCTGTACGCTGCGCTCAAGGCAATGAGGCCTCCTTGCTCCGCAGGTTCCCCGACCTCTCCGATCGCGACGTGCGACGCCGCGCTCGGACGCACATGCGCGCTGGGACCACAAGCGGCCGTGGGCACCTGA
- a CDS encoding class I SAM-dependent methyltransferase — translation MAKDLPAIAGGSYDEFVDWDARFDRERSFFEALFRPAGVSYVIDVGAGSARHAIMFATWGIDVIAVDPDDSMLEQARENVERFAPDVRAGGGSVTVTRGGFGELQPLGLDAADALTCTGNALPHVGGRAALAATLLDFAAVLKPGGLLVLHLLNHQRLLAARIRAIAPKVRETAQGTKVFLRLIDYPEGEEYLDFDFVTLLRDADGDWSLTSRRSQHTALPRDVLTDALGTAGFTDVETFGDHSRRPLDPLADESMIVTARRRA, via the coding sequence ATGGCCAAGGACCTTCCGGCCATCGCTGGCGGCAGCTACGACGAGTTCGTCGACTGGGATGCGCGGTTCGACCGGGAGCGGTCGTTCTTCGAGGCGCTATTCCGACCCGCGGGCGTCTCGTACGTGATCGATGTGGGCGCGGGTAGCGCCCGACACGCGATCATGTTTGCGACATGGGGCATCGACGTGATCGCTGTCGATCCGGATGACTCGATGCTCGAGCAGGCTCGCGAGAACGTCGAACGGTTCGCCCCTGACGTGCGCGCCGGAGGCGGGTCGGTCACGGTCACGAGGGGCGGGTTCGGGGAGCTGCAGCCGCTCGGACTCGACGCTGCGGACGCCCTCACATGCACCGGCAACGCGCTGCCCCACGTGGGGGGTCGTGCCGCGTTGGCGGCGACCCTTCTGGACTTCGCCGCGGTCTTGAAGCCGGGTGGCTTGCTGGTACTGCACCTGCTCAACCACCAGCGTCTTCTCGCGGCGCGCATCCGGGCGATCGCGCCCAAGGTGCGCGAGACCGCCCAGGGAACCAAGGTGTTCCTGCGTCTGATCGACTATCCAGAGGGCGAGGAGTACTTGGACTTCGATTTCGTGACGCTCCTGCGCGATGCGGACGGCGACTGGAGCCTTACGAGCCGGAGGTCCCAGCACACAGCGTTGCCTCGCGATGTGCTGACCGACGCGCTGGGTACCGCTGGCTTCACGGACGTGGAGACCTTCGGCGATCACTCGCGCCGTCCGCTCGACCCGCTTGCCGATGAGAGCATGATCGTGACGGCCCGCCGCCGAGCGTAG
- a CDS encoding hemolysin family protein → MKGYAIELLVILALILLNGYFAAAEIALISVRRAALKKSAEEGSAGARAALRLTEDPSRLLATIQIGITLVSFMASAAAAVSLAQPLAEWLKSFGSSWLAGIAGGLSIFLVTIVVSYVTLVVGELAPKRLGLVRAEGVARAVARPISVLATAVSPLVWLLARSTDVVARLLGLKPGQGRPGVSEEEIKLLVTEQGSLLDEEKRMIHEIFELGDTVVREIMVPRVDLVLVENTATVDEALRLSQSSGFSRLPVYSEDPDTIVGVLLLKDLVGPAAAGRVMDNIAGYVRPPVFVPETKHILPLLSDMQMMRNHMAIIVDEYGGTAGLVTIEDIVEEIIGEVVDEFDRDHRFATLLRPGEWVIDGRLSPEEAGEMGLPVEESDEYDTMAGWMLARLGHIPVSGESVVHDGATFTVQAVRRRRIVRLLVDARHSTADLAEETHGNGT, encoded by the coding sequence ATGAAAGGGTACGCCATCGAGCTGCTGGTCATCCTCGCGCTCATACTCCTGAACGGCTATTTCGCCGCAGCCGAGATCGCGCTCATCAGCGTGCGTCGTGCAGCCCTCAAGAAATCTGCCGAGGAGGGTTCCGCTGGCGCGCGTGCTGCTTTGCGCTTGACCGAGGACCCATCGCGGCTGCTGGCCACGATCCAAATCGGTATCACGCTCGTCAGCTTCATGGCCTCTGCCGCTGCGGCTGTCAGTCTCGCGCAACCCCTCGCTGAGTGGCTGAAGTCCTTCGGGAGCTCTTGGCTCGCGGGGATCGCCGGCGGGCTCTCGATCTTCCTGGTGACGATAGTGGTCTCCTACGTGACGCTTGTGGTGGGCGAACTGGCGCCGAAGCGGCTCGGGCTTGTGCGCGCCGAGGGAGTGGCCCGAGCGGTCGCCCGCCCGATCTCCGTCCTCGCGACGGCCGTTTCCCCGCTCGTGTGGCTGCTTGCGCGCTCGACCGACGTCGTCGCGCGGCTCCTTGGCTTGAAGCCTGGCCAAGGCAGACCGGGCGTCTCGGAAGAGGAGATCAAGCTGCTCGTGACCGAGCAGGGTAGCCTGCTCGACGAAGAGAAGCGCATGATCCACGAGATATTCGAACTCGGGGACACGGTTGTCCGGGAGATCATGGTGCCGCGTGTCGACCTGGTGCTCGTCGAGAACACGGCAACGGTGGACGAGGCCCTGCGCCTCTCCCAGTCCTCCGGGTTCTCGCGCCTCCCGGTGTATTCCGAGGACCCCGACACTATCGTCGGGGTCCTCCTGCTGAAGGATCTGGTCGGTCCGGCGGCGGCGGGACGCGTCATGGACAATATCGCCGGCTACGTCAGACCGCCGGTGTTCGTGCCCGAGACCAAGCACATTCTTCCCCTGCTTTCCGACATGCAGATGATGCGCAATCACATGGCGATAATCGTCGATGAGTACGGGGGAACAGCGGGACTTGTCACGATCGAGGATATCGTCGAGGAGATCATCGGCGAGGTTGTAGACGAATTCGACCGTGATCACCGCTTCGCGACACTGCTACGCCCGGGAGAGTGGGTCATCGACGGCCGTCTGTCTCCCGAAGAAGCGGGGGAGATGGGCCTTCCGGTCGAGGAGTCCGACGAGTACGACACGATGGCCGGCTGGATGCTTGCCAGGTTGGGGCACATACCTGTATCAGGCGAGTCGGTGGTGCACGACGGGGCGACATTCACGGTCCAGGCGGTTCGTCGGCGCCGTATCGTGAGACTGCTTGTCGACGCGCGTCACAGCACCGCCGACCTGGCCGAGGAGACACATGGAAACGGGACGTAG
- a CDS encoding amidohydrolase family protein translates to MLEHAQPTRPGDVIDAHAHLFTVGLLEEVLSKQPPEAMQRFRKAVAERKFGRRGDQLPDLTPQEAAEFYVGRLHAADVTKALVVSVMPDNQYTREFIVAAQGHVHALCNVDPFDPGTPGLLEREMAAGFKGVKLLPVNRCYRLSDPACRPMFEKAAELGAHMIIHYGVTVDPSGDLRYADPIDLSPVARDFPEITFVIAHFGAGWLESVLRLGYQCSNVCVDTSGTNNWMDNHVPRMTLSDVFERALTALGPERVLFGTDSGTTAPYRAWIRYQQARVLEELGLSDADRDLVLRGNAVRIFRLDD, encoded by the coding sequence GTGCTTGAACACGCACAACCGACGCGTCCCGGTGATGTGATCGACGCACATGCCCACCTGTTCACAGTCGGGCTGCTCGAAGAGGTGTTGTCGAAGCAGCCACCAGAAGCCATGCAGCGTTTTCGCAAGGCCGTGGCGGAGCGCAAGTTCGGTAGACGTGGCGACCAGCTGCCCGACCTGACGCCGCAGGAGGCTGCCGAGTTCTACGTGGGACGCTTGCACGCCGCGGACGTCACGAAGGCCCTGGTCGTCTCGGTGATGCCAGACAACCAATACACGCGAGAATTCATCGTTGCAGCTCAAGGCCATGTGCACGCGCTGTGCAACGTCGATCCCTTCGACCCGGGCACGCCGGGTCTGCTCGAGCGGGAGATGGCTGCCGGTTTCAAGGGCGTGAAGCTTCTCCCGGTGAACCGCTGCTACCGGCTGTCGGATCCGGCATGTCGGCCGATGTTCGAGAAGGCCGCTGAACTTGGCGCGCACATGATCATCCATTACGGGGTGACTGTGGATCCCAGCGGCGACCTGCGCTACGCCGACCCCATCGACCTGTCGCCGGTCGCGCGCGACTTCCCCGAGATCACGTTCGTGATCGCGCACTTCGGCGCCGGGTGGCTCGAGAGCGTCCTGCGCCTTGGGTATCAGTGCTCCAACGTCTGCGTGGATACGAGCGGCACGAACAACTGGATGGACAACCACGTGCCAAGGATGACACTGTCGGACGTCTTCGAGCGCGCACTGACCGCGCTTGGTCCTGAGCGGGTGCTGTTCGGGACCGATTCCGGCACGACCGCGCCATATCGCGCATGGATCCGCTATCAACAGGCCCGCGTTCTGGAAGAACTCGGCCTCTCCGACGCAGACCGCGATCTCGTGCTGCGCGGGAATGCCGTGCGCATCTTCCGCCTCGACGACTAG
- a CDS encoding HEAT repeat domain-containing protein: MALRSTEGPAVPTAIERFVKQLVVTHKAVQLYPFSSSIPHENALVVIELLHSILRDASDLRLGVSKEGLVFEGVPVFEGQPAYEAFTQEFYNRGLAEVRFHVGVREKDVAGFLGVLKSSAEEIEAAGGFESRLWDAGVDSITVKEASVKILDESQKPVAKTGDDEPWPPDSMRIDEILAAALGGRPRDERVLVRIIESPEVVTSYLRETLSARGGAPGGVTAATRFKELAAMVARQPAEVRAALASALADAVAGLDPGDRRQLLTEHLLPDARSNEALAAIVRQMDIDEVCELLVAGLADDDASAEGLARAVRYLAQVSMAQRDEVFNAAGAAMRGAGLAEETVNAVIDNVMPSQLTVRDRGDQSAERRALDSVLKIVEMAPRATGERFEDSPDFARLADEARAGLVDGDIVRAMVTLVTADPHGPQFSSMMALIEDSIDLLVRRGEYDVAADVAAELRLGATVEGLDPARVERVHSAIVRFAQPKDMRNVTKAMRMYERGTPEYDACRSLLTVLGSEAIDPLLEVLADEPDMAARKALVDLISDIAADFIDDLSRRVSDERWYVVRNVVAILGKTRRPEILSALGRTLRHSDARVRRETIRALSGVKDRLAEEMLIAALDDGDAQNVQLAARFLGSIGARGSAQAIAQVALGEGCGSREISARTEAIESLGKLGGPVAVATLEALAGKRSFLGSSRTRELRVAAEAALRAMSGGGAQ; encoded by the coding sequence GTGGCGCTGCGTTCGACGGAAGGACCTGCCGTGCCGACCGCAATCGAGCGGTTCGTGAAGCAACTGGTTGTCACGCACAAGGCCGTGCAGCTGTATCCCTTCTCGAGCAGCATCCCCCACGAGAACGCCTTGGTTGTGATCGAGCTGCTGCACAGCATCTTGCGCGACGCTTCTGATCTGAGACTCGGGGTGAGCAAAGAAGGCCTGGTCTTCGAGGGCGTCCCCGTCTTCGAGGGGCAACCCGCCTACGAGGCCTTCACCCAGGAGTTCTACAACCGCGGCCTGGCCGAGGTCCGCTTCCACGTCGGCGTGCGCGAGAAGGACGTAGCCGGGTTCCTTGGCGTACTCAAGAGCAGTGCCGAGGAGATCGAGGCGGCTGGCGGATTCGAGTCTCGTCTGTGGGATGCGGGCGTCGACTCGATCACCGTGAAGGAAGCCTCGGTCAAGATCCTCGACGAATCGCAGAAGCCCGTTGCGAAGACGGGAGACGACGAGCCATGGCCTCCTGACTCGATGCGGATCGACGAGATTCTCGCGGCTGCCCTTGGCGGTCGTCCTCGTGACGAGCGGGTGCTTGTTCGCATCATCGAGTCTCCAGAGGTTGTCACCTCGTATCTCAGGGAGACACTCAGTGCTCGGGGTGGGGCGCCCGGTGGCGTGACGGCAGCGACTCGCTTCAAGGAGCTCGCGGCGATGGTCGCCCGGCAACCGGCCGAGGTGCGGGCGGCTCTGGCGAGTGCGCTCGCCGACGCGGTCGCAGGACTCGATCCCGGCGACCGGCGGCAACTGTTGACGGAGCACCTCTTGCCCGACGCTCGCTCGAACGAGGCGCTCGCCGCGATCGTCCGCCAGATGGACATCGACGAGGTTTGCGAGCTCCTTGTGGCGGGACTCGCGGACGATGACGCTTCGGCCGAGGGCCTGGCCCGGGCCGTGAGGTATCTCGCGCAGGTATCCATGGCACAACGGGACGAAGTCTTCAACGCAGCGGGAGCGGCGATGCGCGGGGCGGGTCTTGCCGAGGAGACGGTGAACGCCGTCATTGACAACGTCATGCCGAGCCAGCTCACGGTACGAGATCGCGGGGACCAGAGCGCGGAACGGAGGGCGCTCGACTCCGTCTTGAAGATCGTGGAAATGGCCCCACGGGCCACCGGCGAGCGCTTCGAGGACTCGCCGGACTTTGCGCGTTTGGCGGACGAGGCGCGTGCGGGACTCGTCGACGGAGACATCGTGCGCGCAATGGTCACTCTCGTCACGGCGGATCCTCACGGACCGCAGTTCTCCTCGATGATGGCGCTCATCGAGGACTCCATAGATCTGTTGGTGCGGCGCGGAGAGTACGACGTTGCCGCAGATGTTGCTGCTGAGCTACGTCTGGGTGCCACAGTCGAGGGTCTCGACCCAGCGCGCGTCGAGCGGGTTCATTCGGCGATAGTGCGGTTCGCGCAACCCAAGGACATGCGGAACGTTACGAAGGCGATGCGCATGTACGAGCGCGGAACGCCCGAGTACGACGCATGTCGCTCTCTCCTCACGGTTCTCGGCAGCGAGGCTATCGACCCGCTCCTCGAAGTTCTGGCCGATGAACCGGACATGGCAGCGCGCAAGGCGCTCGTTGATCTGATCTCCGACATCGCCGCTGACTTCATCGACGACCTCAGCCGACGTGTCTCCGACGAGCGGTGGTACGTGGTGAGGAACGTCGTGGCGATCCTTGGCAAGACTCGTCGGCCGGAGATCCTATCGGCGCTCGGTCGCACTCTGAGGCACAGCGATGCGCGCGTTCGGAGGGAGACGATCCGTGCGCTCTCCGGAGTGAAGGACCGCCTCGCCGAGGAGATGCTGATCGCTGCGTTGGACGACGGCGATGCCCAAAACGTGCAGCTGGCGGCCCGGTTTCTCGGATCGATCGGCGCCCGTGGTTCCGCGCAGGCGATCGCGCAGGTCGCTCTGGGCGAGGGATGCGGCAGCCGCGAGATCTCCGCGCGAACGGAGGCGATCGAGAGCCTCGGCAAGCTTGGAGGCCCGGTCGCTGTCGCCACACTGGAGGCTCTGGCCGGCAAGCGGTCGTTCCTTGGCTCGTCGCGAACGCGTGAGCTCAGGGTGGCCGCGGAAGCCGCGCTGCGAGCGATGTCCGGGGGAGGTGCGCAGTGA
- a CDS encoding HEAT repeat domain-containing protein, producing the protein MTDTGTTRKLEAVVRGLTSAAKALRLYPSSSPIPRESAEAAATALEAYLTEYPVLSLSIAREGFEWMGTSVAAGAAGVADLANELRERGVAEIDFTSGCSVGDIITFLSIAGSDPASIGAQGGMGAALAGSGVECVRVADVHLTVIEEIAPEAEGDIDEFLRQLAADPDKLSMWMAASSAGDPAAFAEGLEGLVGAAGAGGMARLLESLAQAFTQQGADGKDALLGLALEQGAVRDLAGGMFGFLDSKDLASSLCDGLFGKNMLSLSNVMTHLPLQERMNQVYAEVQRELAAGGHADKELDFLRHMMDVRAKTEAEEPLVDADPTYHQVAQALTLSEADIEHVRETTRTQSARAGFSGVSTMLALLDQQRDFDLYCQGLDNLASMVPRLLDSGDFDLAVRIFRELAGRESRSNQPWPELSARLRQAISTALGHRSIASLMKALIEDPARLADAREIVLVAGDAATAPLVQEAIAQKAPGIRLAEEILGRRLIDVLVAAAPQAQWFQLGPIVERLAHEGDARSLQAIRSLLARQDEQSRREVAQGLAGTGSPAALQMMETLIRDTSPEVAIIAVRAIARHQMPGGAGLLVARIGELDIDGKDFAVGREIIGALARLRDPESASALRSLAARRALIKRGHFLEIQDLVRQALLLQQEGGAS; encoded by the coding sequence GTGACCGATACCGGCACGACACGCAAGCTCGAGGCGGTCGTTCGCGGCCTGACAAGCGCCGCGAAGGCTCTGCGCCTCTATCCGTCCTCAAGTCCGATTCCCCGGGAGTCCGCCGAGGCTGCTGCCACAGCTCTGGAGGCATACCTGACCGAGTACCCCGTGCTTTCGCTGTCGATAGCACGCGAGGGATTCGAGTGGATGGGCACATCTGTCGCCGCCGGCGCTGCAGGAGTCGCAGACCTCGCCAATGAGCTACGCGAACGCGGTGTCGCCGAGATCGACTTCACCTCCGGCTGCTCGGTTGGCGACATCATCACCTTCCTGTCGATCGCGGGCAGCGATCCGGCGTCGATCGGTGCACAGGGAGGCATGGGCGCTGCGCTCGCGGGCAGTGGAGTCGAGTGCGTTCGTGTGGCGGACGTCCATCTGACCGTCATCGAGGAGATAGCCCCCGAGGCGGAAGGCGACATCGACGAGTTCCTGCGCCAGCTGGCCGCGGATCCGGACAAGCTGTCGATGTGGATGGCCGCGTCATCAGCAGGCGACCCTGCGGCTTTCGCCGAGGGCCTCGAAGGACTTGTGGGCGCTGCGGGAGCCGGAGGAATGGCGCGGCTGCTCGAGTCGCTCGCTCAGGCATTCACGCAGCAAGGCGCCGACGGCAAGGATGCGCTTCTCGGACTGGCGCTGGAACAGGGAGCCGTTCGTGACCTCGCCGGAGGGATGTTCGGATTCCTTGATTCCAAGGACCTCGCGTCCTCGCTGTGCGACGGCCTCTTCGGCAAGAACATGCTCTCACTGTCGAACGTGATGACTCACCTGCCATTGCAGGAGCGCATGAACCAGGTCTACGCCGAGGTTCAGCGCGAGCTCGCCGCTGGGGGGCACGCCGACAAGGAGTTGGACTTCCTGCGCCACATGATGGACGTGCGCGCCAAGACCGAGGCCGAGGAACCGCTCGTGGATGCGGACCCGACCTACCATCAGGTCGCACAAGCCCTCACGCTCAGCGAGGCCGACATAGAGCACGTCCGTGAGACCACGCGCACGCAGTCCGCGCGCGCAGGTTTCTCCGGAGTCTCAACCATGCTCGCACTCCTGGATCAGCAGCGCGATTTCGACCTCTACTGCCAGGGCCTCGACAACCTCGCCTCGATGGTGCCTCGCCTACTCGACTCGGGAGACTTCGATCTGGCCGTCCGCATCTTCCGCGAATTGGCCGGGCGCGAATCTCGATCGAATCAGCCGTGGCCGGAGCTGTCAGCGCGTCTCCGCCAGGCAATCTCCACCGCCCTTGGGCACCGCTCGATCGCCTCGCTCATGAAGGCCCTCATCGAAGACCCCGCCCGTCTTGCCGACGCGCGCGAGATCGTGCTCGTCGCCGGCGACGCGGCCACGGCCCCTCTCGTTCAGGAGGCCATTGCCCAGAAAGCCCCCGGAATCAGGCTCGCCGAGGAGATCTTGGGAAGACGCCTCATCGACGTGCTGGTCGCAGCGGCGCCGCAAGCGCAATGGTTCCAGCTCGGGCCCATCGTCGAGCGACTCGCCCATGAGGGCGACGCTCGCTCGCTCCAGGCCATCAGATCGCTCCTCGCTCGCCAGGATGAGCAGTCCCGCAGAGAGGTCGCGCAGGGGCTTGCAGGCACGGGAAGCCCTGCGGCACTTCAGATGATGGAGACTCTCATCCGTGACACGTCGCCCGAGGTCGCGATCATCGCAGTGCGCGCCATCGCGAGACACCAGATGCCCGGGGGGGCCGGCTTGCTCGTAGCGCGTATCGGAGAGCTCGACATCGACGGCAAGGACTTCGCCGTCGGCCGCGAGATCATAGGCGCGCTCGCGCGGTTGCGTGACCCGGAGTCGGCGTCAGCACTTCGCTCCTTGGCCGCCCGCAGAGCACTTATCAAGCGCGGCCACTTCCTGGAGATCCAGGACCTTGTCCGCCAGGCCCTGCTCCTCCAGCAGGAAGGAGGGGCGTCGTGA
- a CDS encoding PspC domain-containing protein, whose product METGRRLYRSRDDQMLGGVCAGLADYFGLDPTVVRMLAVLLAVVGSGMPVLAYIIMWVVVPDAPEPPRATGYPASAGGSSGVATVVAPPPPPPPTQPGYSPAGDGWRRRRGGGGVWFGVVLVIVGALLISGRFMEGFAWWAMWPLVIVIAGLIQAVTPGKEGWGIGRLFDGLTGVAFGLVLLGNTTGFLSWSVWWRIVTMWPVLLIAIGFSVLARGLEQQWMRAIGSLAVIGAIAWAAAVSVSGSPVMWYGTMAGDAFTVSEPADMGVKEGSLDLKGGVGEMSIEGGSSLFSAEGDTSFGTPDYRSEVTSTSAEIMFDLGHRGVAIAPNTRSNHAEIALARGVAWDLTIDIAVAQLRADLSDVDVTGLILNSGVSSADLKLGDVPMGSGDVLVTVKSGISSVDIRIPESAEVSVLAKTGLAAVDVDRGIERAEGAGQRLYKTAGFDNATRRYVIEVEMGIGSVNVDRY is encoded by the coding sequence ATGGAAACGGGACGTAGGCTGTATCGCAGCCGCGATGACCAGATGCTCGGGGGCGTGTGTGCCGGGCTGGCCGATTACTTCGGACTCGACCCGACGGTAGTCCGCATGCTCGCTGTGCTGCTGGCGGTCGTAGGAAGCGGGATGCCGGTCCTTGCGTACATCATCATGTGGGTCGTCGTTCCCGACGCGCCGGAGCCCCCGCGCGCTACCGGATACCCGGCGTCCGCCGGTGGTTCCTCTGGCGTGGCAACCGTGGTCGCGCCGCCACCCCCACCGCCCCCCACCCAGCCCGGGTACTCCCCAGCCGGTGATGGTTGGCGCCGTCGGCGAGGAGGCGGAGGAGTCTGGTTCGGGGTAGTCCTGGTCATTGTTGGCGCGCTTCTGATCTCCGGCCGGTTCATGGAGGGATTCGCCTGGTGGGCGATGTGGCCACTGGTGATCGTGATCGCGGGACTCATCCAGGCGGTGACACCCGGGAAGGAGGGCTGGGGCATCGGTCGGCTCTTCGACGGGCTTACCGGCGTCGCCTTCGGTCTCGTTCTCCTTGGCAATACGACGGGTTTCCTGAGTTGGAGCGTATGGTGGCGAATCGTGACGATGTGGCCGGTGCTGCTGATCGCGATCGGATTCTCGGTGCTGGCCCGCGGGCTGGAGCAGCAGTGGATGCGCGCGATCGGTTCGCTCGCGGTGATCGGGGCGATCGCGTGGGCCGCCGCTGTTTCGGTAAGCGGCTCGCCCGTGATGTGGTACGGCACTATGGCCGGAGACGCTTTCACGGTGAGCGAGCCCGCCGACATGGGAGTGAAGGAGGGCTCACTCGACCTGAAGGGCGGAGTCGGCGAGATGAGTATCGAGGGCGGATCGTCGCTGTTCTCGGCCGAGGGAGACACCAGTTTCGGCACCCCCGACTACCGTTCCGAGGTCACGAGCACTTCCGCTGAGATCATGTTCGACCTGGGGCACAGGGGTGTCGCAATAGCCCCGAACACGCGGAGCAATCACGCTGAGATCGCTCTGGCGCGGGGAGTGGCCTGGGATCTCACGATCGATATTGCGGTGGCACAGTTGAGGGCTGACCTTTCGGATGTGGACGTGACGGGGTTGATCTTGAACTCGGGCGTGTCCTCGGCAGATCTGAAGCTCGGGGACGTGCCGATGGGGAGCGGCGACGTGCTCGTGACTGTGAAGAGCGGGATCTCCTCGGTGGACATCCGGATACCGGAGAGCGCCGAGGTCTCGGTCCTGGCCAAGACCGGGCTCGCCGCGGTCGACGTGGACCGGGGGATCGAGCGGGCGGAAGGTGCGGGGCAGCGTCTCTACAAGACCGCTGGTTTCGACAATGCTACCCGGCGGTACGTGATCGAAGTTGAAATGGGAATCGGTTCGGTCAATGTCGACCGGTACTAG